The following coding sequences lie in one Chelatococcus sp. YT9 genomic window:
- a CDS encoding DUF2848 family protein: MSVTVDLVENGRVRREVLELKRCYNLGSATRTADIAVAHQDEVKKIGVAIAFDIPAPRIYPIGAENISTAGEITVQGEETSGEVEIVIVVTDEIYVGVGSDHTDRALERTSIVWSKQACANVLAPKLWRWSDVKDRWDSFSMRSWVDGRLYQECLANVFLSPEAMLDTLKERILDLPARDFCVFGGTVAALDKSIGFGRRWEFEMAQPDGDVIRHGYDVVNLMNEIKPGFRVPLEKRL, encoded by the coding sequence ATGAGCGTGACGGTTGATCTGGTCGAGAACGGGCGTGTGCGCAGGGAGGTCCTTGAGCTGAAACGCTGCTACAATCTCGGCTCCGCCACACGCACGGCGGATATCGCTGTTGCGCACCAAGATGAAGTCAAGAAAATCGGGGTAGCCATTGCCTTCGATATTCCAGCGCCCCGTATTTATCCGATTGGAGCCGAGAACATCTCGACGGCGGGCGAGATTACCGTTCAGGGCGAGGAAACCTCTGGTGAGGTCGAGATTGTCATCGTGGTGACCGACGAGATCTATGTCGGCGTTGGCAGCGATCACACCGACCGTGCGCTGGAGCGCACCAGCATCGTCTGGAGCAAGCAGGCCTGCGCCAACGTGCTCGCCCCCAAGCTCTGGCGCTGGTCTGATGTCAAAGACCGCTGGGACAGCTTTTCCATGCGCTCCTGGGTGGACGGACGGCTCTATCAGGAATGTCTGGCAAACGTGTTTCTCTCGCCAGAGGCCATGCTGGATACGTTGAAGGAACGGATCCTCGATCTTCCGGCGCGCGATTTCTGCGTATTCGGCGGCACGGTTGCCGCGCTCGACAAGTCCATCGGCTTCGGCCGGCGCTGGGAGTTCGAGATGGCCCAGCCCGATGGCGATGTCATTCGCCATGGCTACGATGTCGTCAACCTCATGAATGAGATCAAGCCCGGCTTCCGTGTGCCGCTGGAGAAGCGCCTGTAG
- a CDS encoding ATPase domain-containing protein: protein MRDSALITQLRRLPTGIPGLDDILGGGFVEGASYIIQGQPGAGKTIFANQVAFSTIGAGRKVIYVTLLAETHDRLFQSLSTVEFFSRERLGNEISYISVFQTLRDEGLAAVVTLLRNEIKRQEATLLVFDGLLNARDRANTDLDVKTFVAAVQSQAAFVGCTVLFLTSASVTEDSPEHTMVDGVIELHDELVGVRAVRRLQVKKSRGSAALGGYHQFEISSGGVRVFPRLESVAGEEKLDIEHRRLTSGVAGLDQLLGGGVPAQSVTLLFGPSGSGKTTFGLNFLAQANASEPALHFGFYEPPPRLIAKGLALGLDLESAVRSGHLEVLWHPLKENLVDKLGHTLLAEVRRRKVKRLFIDGIGGFERAAIYRPRLVEFFTALSNELRALGVTTVATWELRDIFGPTVTAPGPEMSSLVDNLIMLRQVELKSHIKRVISVLKVRDSVFEAVMHEVFIGNQGLSVAFPLEPVGGAATGMAQPLEH, encoded by the coding sequence TTGAGGGACAGCGCTTTGATAACGCAGCTTCGACGACTTCCAACGGGGATCCCCGGATTGGACGACATCCTAGGAGGCGGCTTTGTCGAGGGCGCTTCCTATATCATTCAAGGGCAGCCCGGCGCCGGGAAAACTATTTTTGCGAATCAGGTCGCGTTCTCCACCATTGGTGCAGGCAGAAAGGTCATCTACGTGACCTTGTTGGCGGAAACCCACGACCGTCTCTTCCAGAGCCTGAGCACGGTGGAGTTTTTCAGCCGTGAGCGTCTGGGCAACGAAATATCCTACATCAGCGTTTTCCAGACGCTCCGCGATGAGGGCCTTGCAGCCGTCGTGACGCTGCTGCGCAATGAGATAAAACGGCAAGAGGCCACGCTGCTGGTCTTCGACGGGCTGTTGAACGCCCGCGATAGGGCGAACACCGACCTCGACGTCAAAACTTTTGTAGCCGCTGTACAAAGCCAAGCAGCATTCGTCGGATGTACGGTGCTATTTCTGACGAGCGCGAGTGTCACCGAAGATAGTCCAGAGCACACGATGGTCGATGGAGTCATCGAGCTTCACGACGAACTCGTCGGCGTGCGAGCCGTTCGGCGCCTTCAGGTTAAGAAGTCCCGCGGCAGCGCAGCGCTAGGCGGGTATCATCAGTTCGAAATTTCGAGCGGGGGTGTCCGGGTTTTCCCTCGACTGGAATCGGTTGCCGGCGAAGAAAAGCTCGACATAGAACACCGGCGTCTTACTTCAGGTGTCGCGGGCTTGGATCAACTGCTGGGAGGTGGTGTTCCCGCCCAATCAGTGACGCTTCTGTTCGGCCCGTCTGGCAGTGGGAAGACAACGTTCGGTTTGAACTTCCTCGCCCAAGCGAATGCATCAGAGCCCGCGCTCCATTTTGGCTTTTACGAGCCCCCTCCACGTTTAATTGCAAAGGGCCTGGCGCTTGGGCTCGATCTGGAAAGCGCGGTCAGATCTGGTCACCTTGAAGTGCTGTGGCATCCGCTGAAAGAGAATCTCGTGGACAAGCTTGGACATACGCTTCTCGCGGAGGTTCGGCGCAGGAAAGTCAAACGGCTCTTTATCGATGGAATTGGAGGGTTCGAACGGGCAGCGATCTACCGGCCGAGACTGGTTGAATTTTTCACAGCGCTGAGCAATGAACTCCGCGCTCTCGGTGTGACAACCGTCGCCACGTGGGAGCTACGCGATATTTTTGGACCAACAGTCACAGCACCCGGCCCAGAAATGTCGAGCCTCGTCGACAATTTGATCATGCTCCGCCAAGTCGAGCTGAAATCGCATATCAAGCGCGTCATCTCGGTTCTTAAGGTGCGGGACAGCGTCTTCGAAGCTGTAATGCATGAGGTCTTCATCGGGAACCAGGGCTTGAGCGTCGCGTTTCCGCTTGAGCCAGTCGGCGGTGCGGCAACGGGGATGGCTCAACCATTGGAGCACTGA
- a CDS encoding PAS domain S-box protein, with translation MIYNDAYSVFAGARHPSLLGSKVREGWPEVADFNDNIIKTVFRHRRTLSYQDQKLTLDRGHGPQPAWLDLAYSPVVAENGTSLGVIAIVVETTDRILTDRQLQDERIRLRQMYEQSASFMALLEGPEYRFALVNAAYQSLVGGREVIGRTVADALPEAIAQGYGDLLDRVYHTGKPHYAHSAPFDLLLSEGTSPERRYVDFIYQPISDTSGRVTGIFVNGIDVTESVAAQEALRTSEARFRTFAQAMPNQVWTSRGDGLLDWFNDQVCTYSGRTPEELAGKGWIDIVHPDDRAKAAQVWRDALASADLFETEYRLRRVDGDYRWHLARALPIRNDAGAITQWIGTNTEIHEQKLTEAATSRNLERIWNLSPVLKVIASPSGKISAVNPAWTRTLGWTAEETVGRNILRFVARENRHASAGRLRKLSSSPGMIRSESPIRAKDGTRRQIAWTTVLDAGTIYGFGRDITAEVEAAAALAKSEAALLQAQKMEAIGQLTGGIAHDFNNLLQVVGGNLQLLAKDVEGNEKAGRRVRNAIEGVNRGSRLSSQLLAFGRRQPLAPKVVNLARLIRDMDEMLRRALGEAIEVETIVGGGLWNTLVDPGQVENALLNLAINARDAMEGRGKLTIETGNAFLDDLYARDHADVTPGQYVMMAVTDTGSGIPPDVIGKVFDPFFTTKSEGKGSGLGLSMVYGFIKQSGGHIKIYSEIGEGTTVKLYLPRSTQKEDGIHARDAGPVTGGEETILVAEDDAAVRQTVVETLSGLGYRVLQASDAAAALAILESGIHIDLLFTDVVMPGSLKSTELAKRAIQRLPNLKVLFTSGYTENAIVHGGRLDEGVELLSKPYTREALAWKLRDLLGGPVVRDVDHTQGGRENQPLAARPSLDAAPGALLIVVCEDEALIRISLVDMLEELGHRVLEAENASTALALLAANDADVLMTDVGLPDMNGIALVEEARKMREDLSIVVATGHSHLEGLDAVGKIHVLSKPFDRGQLAEVISELCVTRPRSDL, from the coding sequence ATGATCTACAACGATGCCTATTCGGTCTTCGCAGGCGCTCGGCATCCTTCGCTGCTTGGGTCAAAAGTGCGAGAAGGATGGCCTGAAGTCGCGGATTTCAACGACAACATCATCAAGACGGTCTTTCGGCACCGAAGAACTCTCTCCTATCAGGATCAGAAGCTGACGCTCGATCGTGGCCATGGTCCGCAGCCGGCTTGGCTGGACCTCGCTTACTCGCCGGTGGTCGCAGAAAACGGAACTTCGCTCGGCGTCATCGCGATCGTTGTGGAGACAACAGACCGAATCCTGACGGATCGCCAGTTGCAGGACGAGCGCATACGCCTGCGCCAGATGTATGAGCAATCCGCCTCGTTCATGGCCCTCCTCGAAGGTCCTGAATACCGTTTTGCTTTGGTCAATGCGGCCTACCAATCACTGGTCGGGGGCCGCGAAGTCATTGGCAGAACCGTCGCAGACGCTCTGCCGGAAGCTATCGCGCAGGGATACGGGGACTTGCTGGATAGGGTTTATCACACCGGCAAACCTCACTACGCGCACAGCGCGCCGTTCGATCTGTTGTTATCCGAAGGCACCTCTCCCGAGAGGCGCTACGTTGATTTCATCTATCAGCCGATCTCCGATACGAGCGGCCGCGTGACCGGCATTTTCGTCAACGGTATCGATGTCACGGAAAGCGTAGCGGCCCAAGAGGCGCTCCGCACGAGCGAAGCCCGCTTCCGGACCTTCGCCCAGGCCATGCCCAATCAAGTGTGGACCTCACGAGGAGACGGGCTTCTGGATTGGTTCAACGACCAGGTCTGCACATATAGCGGCCGAACACCCGAAGAGCTCGCAGGCAAGGGCTGGATCGATATTGTTCATCCAGATGACCGTGCTAAGGCAGCACAGGTCTGGCGGGATGCACTCGCAAGTGCAGATCTCTTTGAAACTGAATATCGCCTCCGGCGAGTGGATGGCGACTATCGATGGCATTTGGCGCGCGCTTTACCTATCCGTAACGACGCTGGCGCAATCACGCAATGGATTGGGACCAATACGGAAATCCATGAGCAAAAGCTTACCGAAGCTGCCACGTCGCGCAACCTTGAGCGCATCTGGAATCTTTCGCCGGTTCTCAAGGTCATCGCCAGCCCGTCCGGGAAGATCTCGGCTGTCAATCCTGCATGGACGCGCACGCTCGGTTGGACTGCAGAAGAGACGGTAGGCCGTAACATCCTGCGCTTCGTGGCTCGGGAGAACCGACACGCGTCAGCCGGCAGGCTCAGAAAACTCAGTTCATCACCCGGGATGATCCGCTCTGAAAGCCCGATTCGCGCGAAAGATGGGACCAGGCGGCAGATCGCTTGGACGACCGTTCTCGACGCCGGCACCATCTACGGATTCGGACGTGATATCACGGCAGAAGTAGAGGCAGCCGCGGCCCTTGCCAAAAGTGAGGCGGCGCTCCTCCAAGCCCAGAAGATGGAAGCGATCGGGCAACTCACTGGTGGCATTGCGCACGACTTCAACAATCTCCTTCAGGTAGTAGGTGGCAATCTCCAACTTTTGGCGAAGGATGTTGAAGGCAACGAGAAAGCGGGACGACGGGTTCGCAATGCCATCGAAGGCGTAAACCGTGGCTCCCGGCTTTCTTCACAACTGCTTGCTTTCGGTCGAAGACAACCTTTGGCGCCCAAAGTGGTCAATCTCGCTCGCCTGATACGCGACATGGACGAGATGCTCCGCCGCGCCCTCGGCGAAGCCATTGAGGTGGAAACAATTGTTGGAGGCGGGCTGTGGAATACGTTGGTAGACCCGGGGCAGGTCGAGAACGCGTTGCTGAACCTGGCCATCAACGCGCGAGACGCGATGGAAGGTCGCGGCAAACTGACCATCGAAACAGGCAACGCGTTCTTGGACGACCTTTACGCCCGTGACCACGCAGATGTCACCCCTGGCCAATATGTCATGATGGCCGTGACAGACACTGGTTCGGGCATCCCGCCTGACGTGATCGGAAAGGTCTTTGACCCATTCTTTACGACAAAGTCGGAGGGCAAGGGAAGCGGACTTGGACTTTCGATGGTCTATGGATTCATCAAGCAGTCCGGCGGTCATATTAAGATCTACAGTGAGATCGGGGAAGGCACCACGGTAAAATTATACCTCCCGCGTTCCACCCAGAAGGAAGATGGGATCCATGCGCGCGACGCAGGCCCCGTCACCGGGGGAGAAGAAACGATACTCGTGGCGGAGGACGACGCTGCCGTTCGGCAAACCGTCGTCGAGACGCTTTCGGGGCTTGGCTACCGAGTCCTTCAGGCGTCGGACGCTGCTGCTGCACTCGCTATCCTGGAAAGCGGCATACATATCGACCTGCTCTTCACCGACGTGGTTATGCCGGGCTCGCTCAAATCAACGGAACTTGCCAAGAGGGCCATTCAACGACTGCCAAACCTGAAAGTTCTCTTCACCTCTGGCTATACGGAGAATGCGATCGTGCATGGTGGACGCCTCGATGAGGGCGTCGAACTTCTGAGTAAGCCCTACACGCGCGAGGCGTTGGCTTGGAAGCTTCGTGACCTGCTCGGCGGACCTGTCGTAAGGGATGTCGACCACACTCAAGGTGGGAGGGAAAACCAACCTCTTGCAGCACGACCCTCTCTCGACGCTGCGCCGGGCGCTCTTCTCATTGTGGTCTGTGAGGACGAGGCCCTCATTCGCATATCCTTGGTCGACATGCTTGAAGAGCTCGGCCACCGTGTCTTGGAAGCGGAGAACGCCAGCACTGCCTTGGCGCTGTTGGCCGCCAATGACGCGGACGTTTTGATGACCGACGTCGGCCTGCCGGATATGAACGGGATCGCGCTTGTCGAAGAGGCAAGAAAGATGCGGGAAGATCTTTCGATCGTCGTTGCGACCGGGCATTCCCACCTCGAGGGCTTAGACGCCGTCGGGAAGATACATGTTCTCTCCAAACCTTTTGACCGAGGGCAGCTGGCCGAGGTGATCTCAGAGCTGTGCGTCACGCGACCGCGGTCAGACTTGTAA
- a CDS encoding GntR family transcriptional regulator: protein MTLDRGETSASMANRSQTSLPPHTQIAPVVPLYHRVYTALRQQLIDGAFAPGKPLPGELKLAKDHAVGRVTLRRALQQLESEGLIVRRPGAGTFPAKPRMPQRSRAQLHGWLEPVVSVADGTGVQDFSFDMVQAPVEASEALELTPGAYVLRIRRTRLVDGEPVIFATIYIPEHYAHLFSAETMDKRTTTEVLEASGVPLATIDQSLSARVCDGIVAGCLGLTIGTALIFVRRTLRDIDGHPVEYFESYYRPDRYEYRQRLSRIDDTDTERGGWLAVSATGQG from the coding sequence GTGACACTCGATCGAGGAGAGACCTCCGCCAGCATGGCCAATCGCAGCCAGACGTCCCTTCCCCCTCACACGCAGATTGCACCGGTGGTGCCACTTTACCACCGCGTCTACACGGCGCTGCGCCAGCAGTTGATCGATGGGGCATTCGCGCCGGGCAAACCACTGCCCGGCGAGCTGAAGCTGGCCAAGGACCATGCCGTCGGCCGCGTCACCCTGCGCCGCGCGCTGCAACAGCTCGAAAGCGAAGGTTTGATCGTGCGCCGCCCTGGAGCGGGGACCTTCCCGGCCAAGCCCCGCATGCCGCAGCGTTCGCGAGCCCAATTGCATGGCTGGCTGGAGCCGGTGGTTTCCGTCGCGGATGGGACGGGCGTCCAGGACTTCTCATTTGATATGGTGCAGGCGCCCGTTGAGGCGTCGGAGGCGCTTGAACTCACGCCGGGCGCCTATGTGCTGCGCATCCGGCGCACACGCCTGGTCGACGGAGAACCTGTCATCTTCGCAACGATCTATATTCCGGAGCACTACGCCCATCTCTTCAGCGCGGAGACCATGGACAAGCGCACGACCACCGAGGTGCTGGAAGCTTCCGGGGTACCGCTGGCCACCATCGATCAGTCCCTGTCCGCGCGGGTCTGCGATGGCATCGTGGCAGGATGCCTCGGCCTCACGATCGGCACGGCGCTCATCTTCGTCAGGCGGACCCTCCGGGATATCGACGGGCATCCCGTCGAATATTTCGAATCCTATTATCGGCCGGACCGCTACGAATATCGGCAAAGGCTTTCACGCATCGACGACACCGACACCGAACGAGGCGGCTGGCTGGCGGTGAGCGCGACCGGTCAAGGATAG
- a CDS encoding ABC transporter substrate-binding protein has product MLTRRSFTKLSGAALAAPTVLRSAHAQSGTTLVVAATRTPGGFDGDSLKPNTQNVVVQVYEGLTRYARAPGSDGRERIIGSKVEPHLAESWTVSPDGKVYTFKLRQGAKSFFGNEMTAEDVVWGWNKSLAQNRTGAFIARVSSVTKVEAVSPYEVRFTLSDPSLLFLRALTLYTPSIYDSKVAKEHATADDPWALKWLDQNTAGFGPYHLQQLRPGADATFVANPNYFAGKPHFQRVIYREVPSAANRVALMRSGQAHWTEELTQRQIVELQRDKRVRVEREEGTGHASVRMNMNFDPFKDRRVRQALLYATDYNALNQSVFEGLGTQAKSIVPPAIEGHDGSAWVFDTDIEKAKALLAEAGHPNGLTVTVEYSQIFWWEEPLVIQLRSQFQKVGITLELKQITDADMRARTAPNRRDLPCFTFLDNPIVLDGVYTLYLNAHSQGASNRNDYRNPEFDALVDKARIEIDPDKRNAMIREAQRIHTTDATWLMTLYPGSFESMAPNIRGWVWQPDLHERWVDLRIEKS; this is encoded by the coding sequence ATGCTGACACGTCGCTCCTTTACCAAGCTCTCAGGCGCGGCCCTGGCTGCCCCCACCGTGTTAAGGTCCGCCCATGCGCAGTCCGGCACGACGCTCGTGGTCGCGGCGACACGCACGCCCGGCGGGTTCGATGGCGATTCCCTGAAGCCAAACACGCAGAACGTCGTGGTGCAGGTCTATGAAGGATTGACCCGCTATGCCCGTGCGCCGGGCAGTGACGGGCGCGAGCGTATCATCGGCTCCAAGGTGGAGCCGCATCTGGCCGAGAGCTGGACCGTTTCGCCTGACGGAAAAGTTTATACTTTCAAGCTGCGGCAAGGTGCCAAAAGCTTTTTTGGCAATGAGATGACCGCCGAAGACGTGGTCTGGGGCTGGAACAAGTCGCTAGCACAGAACCGTACGGGCGCATTTATTGCACGTGTCTCGTCGGTAACAAAGGTCGAGGCGGTCTCACCTTACGAGGTGCGGTTCACGCTTTCTGATCCGAGCTTGCTTTTCCTGCGTGCGCTGACTCTCTACACACCGAGCATCTACGATTCGAAGGTCGCGAAAGAGCATGCCACGGCCGACGATCCGTGGGCGCTGAAGTGGCTGGACCAGAACACGGCCGGCTTTGGGCCGTATCATCTGCAGCAATTGCGGCCGGGGGCGGACGCGACATTCGTCGCCAATCCGAATTATTTCGCCGGCAAACCACACTTCCAGCGCGTCATCTATCGTGAGGTTCCCTCTGCCGCCAACCGGGTCGCTTTGATGCGTTCAGGCCAGGCGCACTGGACAGAGGAACTCACCCAGCGCCAGATCGTCGAATTGCAGCGCGACAAGAGGGTTCGCGTGGAGCGGGAGGAAGGCACTGGCCACGCCTCCGTGCGCATGAATATGAATTTCGACCCGTTCAAGGACAGGCGGGTCCGTCAGGCGCTGCTCTATGCCACGGACTATAACGCGCTCAATCAATCTGTCTTCGAGGGGCTCGGCACGCAGGCCAAATCCATCGTTCCGCCCGCGATAGAAGGGCACGACGGCAGCGCCTGGGTCTTTGACACCGATATCGAGAAGGCCAAGGCGCTCTTGGCCGAGGCCGGCCATCCCAACGGCCTCACCGTCACTGTCGAATACTCGCAGATCTTCTGGTGGGAGGAGCCGCTGGTCATCCAGCTCAGAAGCCAGTTCCAGAAAGTCGGCATCACGCTTGAACTGAAGCAGATCACAGATGCCGACATGCGGGCGCGCACCGCCCCGAACCGGCGCGATTTGCCCTGCTTCACGTTCCTCGACAATCCGATCGTGCTCGATGGCGTGTATACGCTCTATCTAAACGCCCATTCGCAGGGCGCGTCCAACCGCAACGACTATCGCAATCCGGAGTTCGACGCGCTGGTGGACAAGGCCCGCATCGAGATCGATCCCGACAAACGCAATGCGATGATCCGCGAGGCTCAGCGTATTCACACCACGGACGCGACCTGGCTGATGACGCTCTATCCGGGGTCGTTCGAGTCCATGGCGCCCAATATCCGTGGCTGGGTGTGGCAGCCGGACCTGCATGAGCGCTGGGTCGACCTGCGCATCGAAAAGAGCTGA
- a CDS encoding SDR family NAD(P)-dependent oxidoreductase, whose amino-acid sequence MHNRERPVYCIVGAAGGIGRAIVEQLGEGADLIVMDRDAVAIGDLATNMGGMAISLDIADETSVSAAFAEARSAHPRITGLIIAAGIVDTGKLATITLARWQEVLAVNLTGTFLCCRAAQDWLVDGGRIVTMSSLAARSGGVITGGAYAASKAGVEALTKSMAQELAPRDITVNCISPGAIATPMTAGHPEDRKAAYDRIVPLRRHGTADEVAAAALFLLSPAASYITGVVLPVNGGIRMD is encoded by the coding sequence ATGCACAATCGCGAACGGCCGGTGTACTGCATCGTCGGTGCAGCCGGGGGTATAGGGCGCGCAATCGTCGAACAGCTTGGCGAAGGGGCGGATCTCATCGTCATGGATCGTGATGCGGTCGCCATTGGTGATCTCGCCACGAATATGGGCGGGATGGCGATCTCACTCGATATCGCGGATGAGACGTCAGTCTCGGCAGCATTTGCCGAGGCGCGTTCGGCGCACCCTCGTATTACAGGGCTGATCATCGCGGCTGGTATCGTCGATACCGGAAAGCTCGCCACAATTACATTGGCGCGTTGGCAGGAAGTTCTTGCCGTCAACCTGACAGGTACATTCCTTTGCTGCCGCGCGGCGCAGGATTGGCTTGTCGACGGCGGCCGCATCGTTACGATGAGCTCGCTTGCCGCACGCTCCGGGGGCGTCATTACGGGCGGGGCCTATGCCGCTTCCAAGGCGGGGGTGGAAGCGCTGACCAAGTCGATGGCGCAGGAACTTGCGCCGCGTGATATCACCGTGAACTGCATTTCCCCCGGCGCCATCGCAACGCCGATGACTGCCGGCCACCCGGAAGATCGCAAGGCCGCGTACGACAGGATCGTGCCATTGCGGCGTCATGGCACGGCCGACGAGGTTGCTGCTGCTGCGCTGTTTCTGCTTTCGCCGGCAGCGTCTTACATCACGGGTGTCGTCTTACCGGTGAATGGCGGTATTCGCATGGATTAA